One region of Gemmobacter fulvus genomic DNA includes:
- a CDS encoding haloacid dehalogenase type II codes for MERFRPKYVTFDTHGTLINFQMAEAARDLYGNLLDAARMNEFIRNFQGYRFDEVMQDWKPYADVVHNALERACRRNGLAFRAEDALMIYNRIPTWGPHADVPAGLAKLAKEIPLVTITNSMKVQIPSNIAKLGAPFHAVLTAEEAGAYKPHFKAFEYMFDTLGCGPEDITHVSSSFRHDLMSAYDLGIKSKVWVNRGHEPANPFYEYTEIPDVSHLPGVFGL; via the coding sequence ATGGAACGCTTTCGCCCAAAATACGTGACGTTCGACACCCACGGCACTTTGATCAACTTCCAGATGGCGGAGGCCGCCCGCGATCTCTACGGCAACCTGCTGGACGCAGCGCGCATGAATGAGTTCATCCGCAACTTCCAGGGCTACCGCTTTGACGAGGTGATGCAGGACTGGAAGCCCTATGCCGACGTCGTCCACAACGCGCTGGAACGTGCCTGCCGCCGCAATGGCCTGGCCTTCCGGGCAGAAGACGCGCTGATGATCTACAACCGCATTCCGACCTGGGGCCCGCATGCAGATGTCCCGGCGGGGCTGGCGAAGTTGGCCAAGGAGATTCCGCTGGTCACCATCACCAACTCGATGAAGGTGCAGATTCCGTCGAACATCGCCAAGCTCGGCGCGCCGTTCCATGCCGTTCTGACCGCCGAAGAGGCAGGCGCCTACAAGCCGCATTTCAAGGCGTTCGAATATATGTTCGACACGCTGGGCTGCGGGCCCGAGGACATCACCCATGTGTCCTCGTCCTTCCGCCACGACCTGATGTCGGCCTATGATCTCGGCATCAAAAGCAAGGTATGGGTCAACCGTGGCCACGAACCGGCCAACCCTTTCTACGAATACACCGAAATCCCCGACGTCTCGCACCTGCCCGGCGTGTTCGGCCTCTGA
- a CDS encoding aspartate aminotransferase family protein gives MSTDLMPNRYRPGEAQLPQREAALIARRDGVLGASYRLHYRRPVHFLRGEGMWLYDPDGRAYLDFYNNVPSLGHCHPEVNAAMAEQAGRISANTRYLEPRLVDYAERLVATFPPELDRVVFTCTGSESNDLALRIARLVTGNEGVIVSNYAYHGTSAAVAAVSPNLGDAVMLSPNVRMVTLPGPAGIPDAQAADYFQAQVRAAITDLNRRGIGVAALLFDSIFSSDGVWVDPPGFIAGGVDAVRAAGGLVISDEVQPGFGRTGAHMWGFERHGVVPDLVTLGKPMGNGFPIGAVVGRHAAMDRFGTTARYSNTFAGNTIGIATADAVLTILQRDQIPQNAFAMGLRLRAGLERLAKQRPGIRAIRNAGLFFGVDMGTESMAPAARRAMAQDVVNALRDDGVLVSTTGANEDALKVRPPLICQAEHVDLFLAAVDRVLIRIGTARP, from the coding sequence ATGTCCACCGACCTTATGCCCAACCGCTACCGCCCAGGCGAAGCCCAACTTCCCCAGCGCGAAGCGGCGCTGATCGCCCGCCGTGACGGGGTCCTTGGCGCCTCCTACCGGCTGCACTATCGCCGCCCGGTGCATTTCCTCCGGGGCGAGGGCATGTGGCTCTATGATCCGGACGGGCGCGCCTATCTGGACTTCTACAACAACGTCCCATCGTTGGGTCACTGCCACCCGGAAGTGAACGCCGCCATGGCCGAACAAGCCGGACGGATCAGCGCGAACACCCGGTATCTGGAACCAAGGCTTGTCGACTATGCCGAGCGGCTGGTGGCAACCTTTCCACCCGAACTGGACCGTGTGGTCTTCACCTGCACCGGCAGTGAATCCAATGACCTTGCCCTGCGCATCGCCCGCCTTGTCACCGGCAACGAGGGCGTGATCGTGTCGAACTACGCCTATCACGGCACCAGTGCCGCCGTTGCGGCCGTGTCGCCGAACCTTGGCGACGCGGTCATGCTGAGCCCCAACGTGCGCATGGTCACCTTGCCCGGCCCGGCGGGTATTCCCGACGCCCAGGCGGCGGACTATTTCCAGGCGCAGGTGCGTGCGGCCATCACCGATCTGAACCGCCGCGGCATTGGCGTTGCAGCCCTGCTGTTCGACAGCATCTTCTCCAGCGACGGTGTCTGGGTCGATCCCCCGGGCTTCATCGCAGGCGGCGTCGACGCAGTGCGCGCAGCAGGCGGGCTCGTGATCTCGGACGAGGTGCAGCCGGGCTTCGGGCGCACCGGTGCTCATATGTGGGGCTTTGAACGGCACGGCGTGGTACCCGACCTGGTGACACTGGGCAAGCCGATGGGCAACGGCTTTCCCATTGGCGCTGTTGTCGGTCGGCACGCAGCGATGGACCGCTTCGGCACCACGGCGCGCTATTCGAACACTTTTGCCGGCAATACGATCGGGATCGCCACCGCCGATGCCGTGCTGACGATCCTGCAGCGTGACCAGATCCCACAGAACGCATTTGCCATGGGCCTGCGCCTGCGGGCCGGTCTGGAACGGCTGGCCAAGCAGCGGCCCGGGATCCGGGCCATCCGCAACGCCGGTCTCTTCTTCGGCGTGGACATGGGCACCGAGAGCATGGCCCCGGCAGCCCGCCGCGCCATGGCTCAGGATGTCGTGAATGCGCTGCGTGACGACGGCGTGCTGGTCAGCACCACCGGCGCCAACGAGGATGCGCTGAAAGTGCGCCCGCCGCTGATCTGCCAGGCCGAACACGTCGACCTGTTCCTTGCAGCTGTTGACCGGGTGCTGATCAGGATCGGCACCGCAAGACCTTAA
- the chrA gene encoding chromate efflux transporter — protein MSDHKDFPTLGEATRVWARIAALSFGGPAGQIAVMHRILVEEKRWLGDGRFLHALNFCMLLPGPEAQQLATYIGWLMHGVKGALMAGLLFILPGILAIMGLSWVYAIWGDVAVVSALFFGLKAAVLAIVLQAVVRVGKRALKNNAMRGLAAASFVAIFAFGVPFPLIVAAAALIGWSGAKAGISAFQGGGGHGSVGKAHVDDSATLLGAEHGDLTSAARAGAFWAGAVALVLWIVPVVALLLLAPDSVFTDIATFFSKLAVLTFGGAYAVLAWVAQEAVGTYGWLEPGEMLDGLGMAETTPGPLIMVLQFVGFMGAFREAGWAMPLLAGTLGGLLTTWVTFAPCFAWIFLGAPFMEGLRSNKALSAALSAVTAAVVGVILNLSIWFAIHVVWREVAMVDAGPLSLELPVMRSIDWIAAALSALALGAVFRLKLGMATVLGGAAVLGLALHLAGWV, from the coding sequence ATGAGCGATCACAAGGATTTTCCAACATTGGGCGAGGCCACACGGGTCTGGGCAAGGATTGCAGCCCTGTCCTTTGGCGGGCCTGCGGGACAGATTGCGGTGATGCACCGTATCCTCGTTGAGGAGAAGCGCTGGCTGGGTGACGGGAGGTTCCTGCATGCGCTGAACTTCTGCATGCTGCTGCCCGGCCCCGAGGCGCAGCAACTGGCGACCTATATCGGCTGGCTGATGCATGGGGTGAAGGGGGCCCTGATGGCAGGTCTGCTGTTCATCCTTCCCGGTATCCTCGCGATCATGGGACTCAGCTGGGTCTATGCGATCTGGGGGGATGTCGCCGTTGTTTCTGCGCTGTTCTTCGGGCTGAAGGCCGCAGTGCTTGCCATCGTGCTGCAAGCCGTGGTCAGGGTGGGCAAACGCGCGCTGAAGAACAATGCGATGCGCGGCCTCGCCGCGGCCTCCTTCGTGGCGATCTTTGCGTTTGGCGTGCCGTTTCCGCTGATCGTGGCGGCGGCGGCGCTGATCGGCTGGTCAGGCGCAAAGGCGGGGATTTCTGCGTTTCAGGGCGGGGGCGGGCATGGGTCGGTCGGCAAGGCCCATGTCGACGATTCCGCCACGCTGTTGGGCGCGGAACATGGTGATCTGACCAGCGCGGCGCGCGCAGGCGCCTTCTGGGCGGGGGCGGTTGCCTTGGTCCTGTGGATCGTCCCTGTGGTGGCGCTGCTGCTGTTGGCACCGGACAGCGTGTTCACCGACATTGCCACCTTCTTTTCCAAGTTGGCGGTGCTGACCTTTGGCGGGGCTTATGCGGTGCTGGCCTGGGTCGCACAGGAGGCTGTCGGCACCTATGGCTGGCTGGAACCGGGCGAGATGCTCGATGGTCTTGGCATGGCCGAAACAACGCCGGGGCCGTTGATCATGGTGCTGCAATTCGTGGGGTTCATGGGGGCCTTCCGCGAGGCGGGCTGGGCCATGCCGTTGCTGGCGGGCACATTGGGCGGACTGCTGACCACATGGGTCACCTTTGCCCCCTGCTTTGCGTGGATTTTCCTTGGTGCGCCGTTCATGGAGGGCTTGCGCTCCAACAAGGCCCTGTCGGCCGCCTTGTCGGCTGTGACTGCCGCTGTGGTGGGTGTGATCCTGAACCTGTCGATCTGGTTCGCAATCCATGTGGTCTGGCGCGAGGTTGCGATGGTCGACGCGGGACCGCTGTCGCTGGAACTGCCCGTCATGCGGTCGATTGACTGGATTGCGGCGGCGCTGTCAGCCTTGGCTTTGGGGGCCGTGTTCCGGCTGAAGCTGGGTATGGCAACCGTGCTGGGGGGCGCGGCAGTGTTGGGGCTGGCTCTGCATCTGGCGGGTTGGGTGTGA
- a CDS encoding response regulator transcription factor — MIHPVYLVEDDAAVRQALTLLLSTVDIPVTGFADPQAFLVRLPQLSPGCLILDIRMPVISGLKLQERLADLAIDWPTIVMSGHGDIEACRRAFRNGAIDFLSKPVDEQDLIDAIQKAQAILDLQLDRRAERAETLALLSALTPREAEVLDRIAAGFTTRQIAEGLGLSPRTVESHRAAIGAKLGTTSQAEMTRLWLEGNTAP, encoded by the coding sequence ATGATCCATCCCGTCTATCTGGTCGAGGATGATGCGGCGGTGCGGCAGGCCTTGACGCTGCTGCTGTCGACCGTCGATATCCCGGTGACCGGCTTTGCCGATCCGCAAGCCTTTCTGGTCCGCCTGCCGCAGCTGTCGCCGGGCTGTCTGATCCTCGATATCCGCATGCCGGTGATTTCCGGCCTGAAGCTGCAGGAGCGGCTGGCCGATCTGGCCATCGACTGGCCGACCATCGTGATGTCGGGCCATGGTGATATCGAGGCCTGCCGCCGCGCCTTTCGCAATGGCGCGATCGACTTCCTGTCGAAGCCGGTCGATGAACAGGATCTGATCGACGCCATCCAGAAAGCACAGGCGATCCTTGATCTGCAGCTGGATCGCCGTGCCGAACGGGCCGAGACACTGGCGCTGCTTTCGGCCCTGACCCCGCGCGAGGCTGAAGTGCTGGACCGCATCGCCGCAGGTTTCACCACCCGCCAGATCGCCGAAGGGCTGGGCCTGTCGCCCCGCACGGTGGAAAGCCACCGTGCGGCCATCGGGGCCAAGCTCGGCACCACTTCGCAGGCAGAAATGACCCGTCTCTGGCTGGAGGGAAACACCGCTCCGTAG
- a CDS encoding GlcG/HbpS family heme-binding protein has translation MIRIPVLATALLAPFAVAAQDLPTAPYLPLDLAVKAADAAVQACAAEGHTVSVAIVARDGATKVVLKADGSGPHTGASATGKAFTSAALGRDTAGLAEFIASKPANDGLRDMDARMVIQAGGLPIRIGEALVGGIGVGGAPSGDIDTTCAIAGLTAIGAAQ, from the coding sequence ATGATCCGTATCCCCGTTCTGGCCACTGCCCTGCTGGCCCCTTTCGCCGTCGCCGCACAAGATCTGCCGACGGCACCCTATCTGCCGCTGGACCTGGCGGTGAAGGCCGCCGACGCCGCCGTGCAGGCCTGCGCCGCCGAGGGCCATACCGTCAGTGTGGCCATCGTGGCCCGCGACGGCGCCACCAAGGTCGTGCTGAAGGCCGACGGCTCCGGCCCGCATACCGGCGCGAGCGCGACCGGCAAGGCCTTCACCTCCGCCGCCCTGGGCCGCGATACGGCAGGGCTGGCCGAGTTCATCGCCAGCAAACCAGCCAATGACGGGCTGCGCGACATGGACGCGCGGATGGTCATTCAGGCAGGCGGCCTGCCGATCCGCATCGGCGAGGCGCTGGTCGGCGGCATCGGCGTCGGCGGCGCGCCGTCGGGCGACATCGACACCACCTGTGCCATCGCAGGCCTGACCGCCATCGGCGCCGCACAATAA
- a CDS encoding relaxase/mobilization nuclease domain-containing protein, with protein sequence MELLTLQRSKAPDAVGKLWRCSARLRNLRRARAMVKLGSRPIGLAEAVLGEINVLRPQRGGVKAGNAAPKHGFSFSSRASQLWRFSLGSSAAVLKKIGKGGTANAKELAAQMDYLFSKSASIFGNGVVLDADAKGLTKDERNEIVGDWVEDWRGAPKNGHTTHLLMSFPSHVRPEKAKLIAEAWAFEMFQSGAHQDDVWAYVAALHSDKAHPHVHMVVNNRGTVKDSWFYMAKEHAFNLEVMKARMVVIAAEEGVFLDATSRAERGLLTYGPSRAEIERARVEGRAPGERPREGKALEDALVTMTRTAEAMRSLQHVAALTGLPEIGEKIARAEEALRRGGVLQPFPGDVATAERADLDRHFSGWMADAEGKIRKMPVPERKDMRDELYGYAIDIAKGLGDARGAQLLQMLPQTKLYATALEGDRLTQGKAVVDLEPGATDRLKSDIVGKAVGLGLSGDRVAERLETGAANAWEERDWVRSDLATLSGRRRADLRTPDQSRTVVDDLDGFYEAVAKLIEHARAHEVVPDNARLLRALGSMGRIMQADGKVEFRGDAHAQRFADELRQRYGKGIVAELASGRTDALAGEFEDADQRKWIARAVVSAAKSHVAFGLTLKEARHAERDLMGGSKRDRDWER encoded by the coding sequence ATGGAATTGCTGACCCTGCAGCGCAGCAAGGCGCCGGATGCCGTCGGCAAGCTGTGGCGCTGTTCCGCAAGGTTGCGGAACCTCAGGAGGGCGCGCGCCATGGTTAAGCTTGGATCGCGGCCCATCGGGTTGGCAGAGGCGGTTCTCGGCGAGATCAACGTCCTGCGGCCTCAACGGGGCGGGGTGAAGGCGGGCAACGCCGCGCCCAAACACGGGTTCAGCTTTTCGAGCCGGGCCAGCCAGCTGTGGCGGTTTTCGCTGGGCTCAAGCGCGGCGGTGCTGAAGAAGATCGGCAAGGGCGGGACGGCCAACGCCAAAGAGCTGGCGGCGCAGATGGACTATCTGTTTTCGAAGTCGGCCTCGATCTTCGGCAACGGGGTCGTTCTGGATGCCGATGCCAAGGGGCTGACCAAGGACGAGCGCAACGAGATCGTCGGCGACTGGGTCGAGGATTGGCGTGGCGCGCCGAAGAACGGCCACACCACCCATCTGCTGATGAGCTTCCCGTCGCATGTGCGGCCGGAGAAGGCCAAGCTGATCGCCGAGGCCTGGGCCTTCGAGATGTTCCAGTCGGGCGCGCATCAGGATGATGTCTGGGCCTATGTCGCGGCCCTGCACAGCGACAAGGCGCATCCGCATGTCCACATGGTCGTCAACAACCGGGGCACGGTGAAGGACAGCTGGTTCTACATGGCCAAAGAGCATGCCTTCAATCTGGAGGTCATGAAGGCGCGCATGGTGGTGATCGCGGCCGAGGAGGGTGTGTTCCTCGATGCCACCTCGCGCGCCGAGCGTGGCTTGCTGACTTATGGGCCGTCGCGCGCAGAAATCGAACGGGCCCGCGTTGAAGGCCGGGCGCCCGGGGAACGGCCGCGCGAGGGCAAGGCTCTGGAGGATGCCTTGGTCACAATGACGCGCACGGCGGAAGCTATGCGCAGCCTGCAGCATGTGGCGGCACTGACCGGGCTGCCGGAGATTGGCGAGAAGATCGCCAGGGCGGAAGAGGCCCTGCGGCGGGGTGGGGTGTTGCAGCCGTTTCCGGGTGATGTGGCGACAGCGGAGCGGGCCGATCTGGACCGGCATTTCAGCGGCTGGATGGCAGATGCCGAGGGCAAGATCCGGAAGATGCCGGTCCCCGAGCGCAAGGACATGCGGGATGAGCTTTATGGCTATGCCATCGACATCGCCAAGGGCCTGGGCGATGCTCGTGGGGCGCAGCTGTTGCAGATGCTGCCGCAGACCAAGCTTTACGCGACGGCTCTTGAGGGGGACCGGCTGACGCAGGGCAAGGCGGTTGTTGACCTGGAGCCTGGGGCCACGGATCGGCTGAAATCGGACATTGTCGGCAAAGCGGTGGGCTTGGGTCTCAGCGGTGACCGGGTGGCCGAGCGGCTGGAAACCGGTGCCGCCAATGCCTGGGAAGAACGCGATTGGGTGCGCAGTGACTTGGCAACCCTGTCCGGGCGGCGGCGTGCCGACCTTCGCACCCCGGATCAAAGCCGGACGGTCGTCGATGATCTCGACGGTTTCTACGAAGCGGTGGCCAAGTTGATTGAGCATGCCCGCGCGCATGAGGTGGTGCCGGACAATGCGCGGTTGCTGCGCGCCCTCGGGTCGATGGGCCGTATCATGCAAGCGGATGGCAAGGTGGAGTTCCGGGGAGATGCCCATGCGCAGCGCTTCGCCGATGAGCTGCGGCAACGGTATGGCAAAGGGATTGTGGCGGAACTCGCCAGCGGGCGGACGGATGCGCTGGCAGGGGAGTTCGAGGATGCGGACCAGCGGAAGTGGATCGCGCGGGCGGTTGTTTCTGCAGCCAAGTCGCATGTGGCGTTCGGGTTGACGCTCAAAGAGGCACGGCACGCTGAGCGAGATCTGATGGGGGGATCGAAACGCGACAGAGATTGGGAGCGATAG
- a CDS encoding sensor histidine kinase, with protein sequence MTRPVPFLESPARLALLGAGLLALLLVTMGSLQHRALTGELMQETAVLHRLASQRADQHDAHLTALSAIAVASDDPEQRLFLEVAATITRFYPRISAIALMPLASDGASVGAALTPALAAQVRAAAQASDGEIALLADPGQTGHYIMVKRSPNSEAARYGLTIFIDAARLLDDAGALWNRSGIHVALSLPDGTRLYQHGTAAQAGLTRTLGSASQPLLLETARSITMADLFPPLRSGLTVLVATLLAGAALAFLRQRQRAGQALEQARLSALDSRLAHAARVNALGELASGLTHELTQPLTAILAQAQAGRRLLARDEWGRLAPVLDDTVTQARRASAILERFRNWSRPQAAPVQTFDLRDAWNNVAALLAPQAGAQGVTLTFDLPADPVTVRADPVEMEQVGFNLLRNALEALRDRNAGQIHVTLRGQAGIAALTVCDNGPGIARDLRARLFTPFTTTRADGTGLGLALSQRLVERAGGEIVLEDSAQGASFRITLPLERAP encoded by the coding sequence ATGACGCGCCCCGTTCCCTTTCTGGAAAGCCCTGCAAGGCTGGCCCTTCTGGGGGCCGGTCTGCTTGCATTGCTGCTGGTAACCATGGGCAGCTTGCAGCATCGGGCATTGACCGGCGAACTGATGCAGGAAACCGCCGTGCTGCATCGCCTTGCCTCGCAGCGCGCCGATCAGCATGACGCGCATCTGACAGCGCTTTCCGCGATTGCAGTGGCCAGTGACGATCCCGAACAGCGGCTGTTTCTGGAGGTGGCGGCGACGATCACCCGCTTTTATCCGCGCATCAGTGCCATCGCGCTGATGCCGCTGGCGTCAGACGGGGCTTCGGTGGGGGCCGCATTGACCCCGGCACTTGCAGCACAGGTCCGGGCGGCGGCGCAGGCCTCCGACGGAGAGATCGCGCTTCTCGCCGATCCGGGTCAAACCGGCCATTACATCATGGTCAAGCGCAGCCCCAATTCCGAAGCCGCGCGCTATGGGCTGACGATCTTCATCGACGCGGCCCGTCTGCTGGACGATGCCGGGGCCTTGTGGAACCGGTCCGGGATCCATGTGGCCCTGTCGCTGCCGGATGGGACGCGGCTTTATCAGCACGGCACGGCGGCGCAGGCAGGGCTGACCAGGACCCTCGGCAGCGCCTCGCAACCCCTGCTGCTGGAGACCGCCCGCAGCATCACCATGGCCGATCTCTTCCCGCCCCTGCGCAGCGGGCTGACGGTGCTGGTCGCCACGCTTCTGGCCGGGGCCGCACTGGCCTTTCTGCGTCAGCGGCAGCGCGCGGGTCAGGCCCTGGAACAGGCGCGGCTCAGTGCGCTCGACTCGCGGCTGGCCCATGCCGCGCGCGTCAATGCGCTGGGAGAGCTGGCCAGCGGCCTGACGCATGAGCTGACCCAGCCGCTGACCGCCATTCTGGCGCAGGCACAGGCCGGACGGCGGTTGCTTGCGCGCGATGAGTGGGGCCGACTGGCCCCGGTGCTGGACGACACCGTGACCCAGGCCCGCCGCGCCTCGGCCATTCTGGAACGGTTCCGCAACTGGTCACGCCCGCAGGCGGCCCCGGTTCAGACCTTCGACCTGCGCGATGCCTGGAACAATGTTGCAGCGTTGCTCGCACCGCAGGCCGGGGCGCAGGGCGTAACGCTCACCTTCGATCTGCCCGCCGATCCGGTCACGGTCCGCGCCGATCCGGTGGAGATGGAGCAGGTCGGCTTCAACCTCCTGCGTAACGCGCTGGAGGCCCTGAGAGACAGGAACGCAGGGCAGATCCATGTCACCCTGCGCGGGCAGGCAGGTATCGCCGCGCTGACGGTGTGCGACAACGGCCCCGGCATCGCGCGGGATCTGCGGGCGCGGCTCTTCACCCCCTTCACCACCACCCGGGCGGATGGCACCGGGCTTGGCCTCGCGCTCAGCCAGCGGCTGGTCGAACGCGCCGGGGGCGAGATCGTGCTGGAAGACAGCGCCCAAGGTGCAAGCTTCCGCATCACCCTGCCGCTGGAAAGGGCACCATGA
- a CDS encoding chromate resistance protein ChrB domain-containing protein translates to MPAPDAISCEQLTRLLGTPKSPTLLDVRREAVRANDPRQLPGARVLAEHELAPDPLAALARDLAGPVVVVCAEGHRLSQGTAAWLRHEGVQAEYLLGGQAAWAASGLPLVDPGKITARDGRGRSLWVTRSRPKIDRIACSWLIRRFIDPRAVFLFVAPGEVQGVAERFCAMPYDIEDVFWSHRGDLCTFDVLLSEFGLSTPALDRLATIVRGADTARPDLAPECAGLLAASLGLSRMYSDDLAQLEAGMALYDAFYRWARDATDEAHNWPTKAGKAK, encoded by the coding sequence ATGCCTGCACCTGACGCCATTTCCTGTGAACAGTTGACCCGCCTTCTGGGCACCCCGAAATCTCCGACCCTTCTGGATGTTCGCCGGGAGGCTGTTCGTGCCAATGACCCGCGCCAATTGCCTGGGGCGCGTGTTTTGGCGGAACATGAGCTTGCACCAGATCCCTTGGCTGCCCTTGCCAGAGACCTGGCAGGCCCCGTGGTCGTGGTTTGTGCCGAGGGGCATCGTCTGAGCCAGGGCACTGCGGCGTGGCTGCGACACGAGGGGGTGCAGGCGGAATATCTACTCGGCGGTCAGGCGGCATGGGCGGCATCAGGATTGCCGTTGGTCGACCCAGGCAAGATCACCGCGCGTGACGGGCGGGGCCGATCCCTCTGGGTGACGCGGTCACGTCCCAAGATCGACCGCATCGCCTGCTCCTGGCTGATCCGTCGCTTCATCGACCCGCGCGCGGTGTTCCTGTTTGTTGCCCCGGGCGAAGTCCAGGGTGTGGCAGAGCGGTTCTGCGCGATGCCCTATGACATAGAAGACGTGTTCTGGAGCCACCGGGGGGATCTGTGCACCTTTGATGTGCTTCTGTCCGAATTCGGCCTGTCGACCCCGGCGCTGGACCGGCTGGCCACCATTGTGCGGGGGGCCGATACAGCGCGGCCTGATCTCGCGCCCGAATGTGCGGGGCTTCTGGCGGCATCATTGGGGCTGTCGCGGATGTATTCCGACGATCTCGCACAGCTTGAGGCCGGGATGGCGCTTTACGATGCCTTCTACCGTTGGGCGCGTGACGCAACCGACGAGGCGCACAACTGGCCAACCAAGGCGGGAAAAGCAAAATGA
- a CDS encoding phosphotransferase — translation MDARHDPATETCFRAAAAALAVQADASEADRSAALLQRYYGLNGSLATLSSEVERTVAVDLVDGRRLILKTSTRPEALDSFAFQAQAIVGVRGAAGFVAPDVLPTLSGDLMFVDEGICGYLQTRLNGTALNQADPTPDLLFRTGTALARLDLALAPLHLPATDRPLLWHIGCWPRLMEFVGHLPPGPTAVQVSHSMRDYVETIEPRLGHLCWQVTHNDPSPFNMMVTDQGLGFIDFGDGCHSPRIQDLAIAAGHVVTDPALPLGGAGDLIAGYASVIPLSGVETSLLVGLMKARQSALILINHWRAHLFPAEAQYIKKNVARAERGLGILTDLDQRSGAIAVEAAISHRP, via the coding sequence TTGGATGCGCGCCATGATCCCGCCACCGAAACCTGCTTCCGTGCGGCCGCCGCAGCCCTCGCCGTTCAGGCGGATGCGTCGGAAGCGGACCGCTCGGCAGCGCTGTTGCAGCGCTACTATGGCCTGAACGGATCGCTGGCCACCCTGTCCTCCGAGGTGGAGCGTACCGTGGCAGTCGATTTGGTGGATGGCCGCCGGTTGATCCTGAAGACGTCGACCAGACCCGAGGCGCTGGACAGCTTTGCCTTTCAGGCACAGGCCATCGTCGGGGTTCGCGGGGCAGCGGGCTTTGTTGCCCCTGACGTGCTTCCGACCCTCAGCGGTGACCTGATGTTCGTGGATGAAGGCATCTGCGGCTATTTGCAGACCCGGCTGAACGGAACTGCGCTGAATCAGGCGGACCCAACGCCCGATCTCCTGTTCCGGACGGGCACGGCCTTGGCCCGGCTCGATCTGGCCCTTGCGCCGCTGCACCTACCAGCCACCGACCGCCCGCTTCTGTGGCACATCGGATGCTGGCCACGGCTTATGGAATTCGTCGGCCACCTGCCGCCGGGGCCGACTGCAGTGCAGGTCAGCCATTCGATGCGCGACTACGTGGAAACCATCGAACCCCGGCTTGGCCATCTGTGCTGGCAAGTGACCCACAACGACCCCAGCCCGTTCAACATGATGGTCACGGATCAGGGCCTTGGCTTCATCGACTTTGGCGATGGGTGCCACAGCCCCCGGATTCAGGACCTTGCCATCGCGGCTGGTCATGTCGTCACCGATCCAGCCCTGCCCCTAGGCGGGGCCGGCGACCTGATTGCCGGCTATGCCTCGGTCATCCCGCTTTCAGGGGTCGAAACAAGCCTGCTCGTCGGCCTGATGAAGGCCCGGCAAAGCGCGCTGATCCTGATAAACCACTGGCGCGCGCACCTGTTCCCGGCCGAGGCGCAATATATCAAGAAGAACGTTGCACGGGCTGAACGCGGCCTCGGCATCCTGACCGACCTGGACCAACGGTCAGGCGCAATTGCCGTCGAGGCCGCAATCTCCCACCGTCCCTGA